One segment of Chlorocebus sabaeus isolate Y175 chromosome 26, mChlSab1.0.hap1, whole genome shotgun sequence DNA contains the following:
- the PIGBOS1 gene encoding protein PIGBOS1, translating to MFRRLTLSHLLFTTILGIAGGVYIFQPVFEQYTKDQKELKVQLVQESEEKKS from the coding sequence ATGTTTAGGAGATTGACACTTTCACACCTGCTTTTTACCACTATCCTTGGAATTGCTGGAGGAGTATATATTTTTCAACCAGTATTTGAACAGTATACCAAAGATCAGAAGGAATTAAAGGTGCAGTTGGTACAAGaatcagaagagaagaaaagttaA